In Salisediminibacterium beveridgei, one DNA window encodes the following:
- a CDS encoding nucleoside triphosphate pyrophosphohydrolase family protein codes for MTNEELLKQLREKGFEEVLELIEDAQRGNLEELELVKSLGLLRDEALNQQVLQLLENEGVSIIYVSEDDV; via the coding sequence ATGACAAACGAAGAACTGCTTAAGCAATTGAGAGAAAAGGGATTTGAAGAAGTGCTGGAGCTGATCGAAGATGCACAAAGAGGGAATCTTGAGGAGCTGGAGCTTGTAAAGTCTCTTGGGTTATTACGTGATGAGGCATTAAATCAACAGGTATTACAACTTTTGGAAAATGAAGGTGTGAGCATTATCTATGTATCGGAGGATGACGTCTGA
- a CDS encoding PH domain-containing protein — translation MHFQEEKESPDEKKEETELSTTDYDHPDNDTDPNEIRQNSEGNIFNNDEFRETDETSNDTEDKTDPVKAKDLYESAPSYLHGEHRQLPEHSLAYKTLHAWRFGAVIEAIFLFVFPAAYWGASQFTALPTWGFYALIGITIVWGVFHVFIWQSLSWSRWKYQVYEDEVELMFGVIIKRRIIIPMIRVQHVDTRQGPVLRYLGLASVTISTAATVHEVPGLTIERADQLRDQIAELAREADPDE, via the coding sequence ATGCATTTTCAAGAAGAAAAAGAATCACCGGACGAAAAGAAAGAAGAGACTGAATTATCAACCACAGATTATGATCATCCTGATAATGACACAGATCCAAATGAAATCCGCCAAAATAGTGAGGGCAATATATTTAACAACGATGAATTCCGGGAAACAGATGAAACTTCGAATGATACAGAAGATAAAACAGACCCGGTTAAGGCGAAAGACCTTTATGAATCCGCTCCTTCTTACTTACATGGTGAACACAGACAGCTTCCGGAGCATTCACTCGCCTATAAAACACTCCATGCATGGCGCTTTGGTGCTGTAATTGAAGCGATATTTTTGTTTGTCTTTCCTGCCGCGTATTGGGGAGCATCACAATTTACGGCGTTGCCCACTTGGGGTTTTTATGCGCTTATCGGAATAACAATCGTCTGGGGCGTGTTCCATGTTTTTATATGGCAATCACTCAGCTGGTCTAGATGGAAATATCAAGTCTATGAAGATGAAGTTGAATTGATGTTCGGTGTCATCATTAAAAGACGGATAATTATTCCGATGATCAGAGTGCAGCATGTCGATACCAGACAGGGGCCAGTTCTTCGTTATCTTGGTTTGGCAAGTGTGACGATTTCAACTGCTGCGACGGTACATGAAGTACCAGGACTGACGATAGAGCGCGCAGATCAACTGAGAGATCAGATCGCTGAATTAGCACGGGAAGCTGATCCGGATGAATAA
- a CDS encoding PH domain-containing protein, translating into MNNWKRQHPVTILVNFFNALKQMIITLVAVVVIGTSTEFIVLFFFLILFFSAVSATISWWKFEYTLFPEELQVKQGLIFRKNRFIRKERVQSIDLNAHLVQRLFGLVEVRIETAGGGSEPEFRLVALKRDEALQIKKELREKGHSIDKYEETGVASEKSSDEKVFETGGKEESDDGLMVPSWVKNYYDAEEEEIDYDWDDLDEEEIKADFEWKLTSSRLIIAAMTASGVGLAATFVAAISSQAPQFLPVWMFDAAISWFLASSVLFILSIIFMILLIAWVFTTIGAIIRYGKFTLRRWGNEIHMSRGLLEKRQLTIKANRVTAVRIVQNPIRQMFGFYSIYIESAGGGTKEEDLSTILVPLCRKQEAAEILTQTLPEFAYERTFEGLPGKSLRRYIIKLSIPALILAIVAAYYVPYGWLAFALPIFGALLGFVQYKAAGIGYRNDHLLLRYRIIDKTEILVPRFRIQAMQSNQNPLQKLDDLFTIQVSVLSSIMGKSFSLRHIHFTQRERAFYWYTDK; encoded by the coding sequence ATGAATAATTGGAAAAGACAACATCCCGTTACGATTCTGGTTAATTTTTTTAATGCATTGAAACAAATGATTATTACACTTGTTGCTGTAGTGGTTATTGGCACATCTACTGAGTTCATAGTGCTGTTTTTCTTTTTGATACTGTTCTTCAGTGCGGTATCTGCAACGATCAGCTGGTGGAAATTTGAATACACACTGTTTCCTGAAGAACTGCAAGTCAAACAGGGGCTGATTTTTCGGAAAAATCGTTTCATCCGCAAAGAGCGTGTTCAAAGTATTGATTTAAATGCTCATTTAGTTCAACGATTATTTGGTCTTGTTGAAGTTCGTATTGAAACCGCGGGAGGAGGCAGTGAACCAGAATTCCGGCTTGTTGCATTGAAAAGGGACGAAGCTTTACAAATCAAAAAAGAATTACGGGAAAAAGGCCATTCTATTGACAAGTATGAAGAAACTGGAGTTGCTTCTGAGAAATCCAGTGACGAAAAGGTATTCGAAACAGGTGGCAAGGAGGAAAGTGACGACGGATTGATGGTCCCTTCCTGGGTGAAAAACTATTATGACGCTGAGGAAGAGGAAATTGATTACGACTGGGATGACTTGGATGAGGAAGAAATTAAAGCCGACTTTGAATGGAAGCTTACTTCTTCAAGATTAATTATCGCGGCCATGACCGCAAGTGGTGTAGGGTTGGCCGCAACGTTTGTTGCTGCAATTTCTTCACAGGCACCTCAGTTCCTCCCTGTTTGGATGTTTGATGCTGCTATCAGCTGGTTTTTAGCTTCCAGTGTGCTTTTTATTCTATCCATTATCTTTATGATTCTTCTTATTGCCTGGGTGTTTACAACCATTGGTGCAATTATTCGGTATGGGAAATTTACATTAAGACGATGGGGCAATGAAATCCATATGTCTCGTGGATTATTAGAGAAACGTCAACTGACGATCAAAGCGAATCGCGTAACCGCAGTCCGGATTGTACAAAATCCAATCAGACAGATGTTCGGGTTCTATTCAATTTATATTGAGAGCGCTGGTGGTGGTACAAAAGAAGAGGATTTGTCAACGATCCTGGTACCATTATGCCGTAAGCAGGAGGCAGCGGAAATATTGACTCAAACGCTTCCTGAATTCGCTTACGAAAGAACGTTTGAAGGACTTCCGGGTAAAAGTTTACGGAGGTATATTATTAAATTGTCGATCCCAGCACTGATTTTGGCAATTGTTGCAGCATACTATGTTCCATATGGGTGGCTGGCTTTTGCGCTCCCGATATTCGGCGCACTTCTGGGCTTTGTTCAGTACAAAGCTGCAGGAATCGGTTATCGAAACGATCATTTGCTTTTAAGGTACCGTATTATTGATAAAACAGAGATTCTTGTACCCAGGTTTCGAATTCAGGCAATGCAATCCAATCAAAATCCACTTCAGAAACTAGACGATCTATTTACCATACAAGTATCAGTTTTAAGCAGTATTATGGGAAAGAGCTTTTCTCTCCGACACATTCATTTCACACAACGAGAACGTGCTTTTTACTGGTACACTGATAAGTAA